The Mastomys coucha isolate ucsf_1 unplaced genomic scaffold, UCSF_Mcou_1 pScaffold11, whole genome shotgun sequence genome includes a window with the following:
- the Tmem106c gene encoding transmembrane protein 106C, protein MGSQHSSNALTFCQRKKDDNPEDLLADRDQEEAIAQFPYVEFTGRNSITCHTCQGAGYIPAEQVNELVALIPHSDQRLRPQRTKQYVLLSVLLCLLASGLVFFFLFPHSVLVDDNGIKVVKVTFNKQDSLVVLDVTATLKIRNSNFYPVAVTNLFSQVQYMKAVVGSYTTTNITLIPPQSEHLVNFTVKAEVGGPSSYVYFYCTLPAILVHNIVIFMRTSVKISYIGHISQSTLETQHYVDCGANSTAVQSLLVVQRGPHL, encoded by the exons ATGGGGTCTCAGCACTCCTCCAATGCCCTCACATTTTGTCAACGAAAGAAGGATGACAACCCGGAGGACTTGCTGGCTGATAGAGATCAGGAGGAAGCCATCGCTCAGTTTCCCTATGTGGAGTTCACTGGGAGAAATAGCATCACCTGTCACACCTGCCAGGGAGCAGGCTACATCCCAGCAG agcAAGTCAACGAGTTGGTGGCTTTGATCCCCCACAGTGACCAGAGGTTGCGTCCTCAGAGAAC GAAACAGTATGTCCTCCTGTCGGTCCTGCTGTGTCTCCTGGCATCTGGCCTGGtgttcttctttctgtttccacaCTCAGTTCTCGTGGATGATAATGGCATCAAAGTGGTGAAAGTCACATTTAATAAACAGGACTCCCTTGTGGTCCTCGATGTCACG GCCACCCTGAAGATCAGGAACTCCAACTTCTACCCCGTGGCCGTGACCAACCTGTTCAGCCAGGTTCAGTACATGAAGGCTGTAGTTGGCTCATACACGACCACGAACATCACGCTCATTCCCCCTCAGAGTGAGCACCTG GTGAATTTTACGGtgaaggctgaggtgggaggaccaTCTTCCTATGTGTA CTTCTACTGCACACTCCCTGCCATCCTGGTACACAACATTGTGATCTTCATGAG GACTTCTGTGAAGATTTCCTACATTGGCCACATATCCCAGAGCACCCTGGAGACACAACACTATGTGGACTGTGGGGCCAATTCCACAGCTGTGCAGAGCCTGCTTGTGGTTCAGCGGGGGCCACACCTGTAG